A single genomic interval of Acidobacteriota bacterium harbors:
- a CDS encoding NTP transferase domain-containing protein, with protein sequence METLKGIVLAGGTGSRLFPLTKVTNKHLLPVGREPMIYHPIHKMTEAGIAEILVVTGTEHMGDVVNLLGSGREFGCRFTYKVQDEAGGIAQALALAENFAAGSRLLVILGDNIFEDDLSEYTRAYMAKPGGAMIILKEVSDPERFGVAELSGDRVTGIEEKPTRPKSPYAVTGVYYYDNRVFEIIRTLKPSARGEYEITDVNNAYIQRGQLFATFFHGWWTDAGTFESLDRASQLVQSREAGA encoded by the coding sequence ATGGAGACACTCAAAGGAATCGTCCTGGCCGGCGGAACCGGCAGCCGGCTGTTCCCCCTGACCAAGGTCACCAACAAGCACCTCCTGCCGGTGGGGCGCGAGCCGATGATCTACCACCCCATCCACAAGATGACCGAGGCGGGGATCGCGGAGATCCTGGTGGTCACCGGCACCGAACACATGGGCGACGTCGTCAACCTGTTGGGAAGCGGACGCGAGTTCGGCTGCCGATTCACCTACAAGGTGCAGGATGAGGCGGGCGGCATCGCCCAGGCGCTGGCGCTGGCCGAGAACTTTGCGGCTGGCAGCCGACTCCTGGTGATTCTGGGTGACAACATCTTTGAAGACGACCTGAGTGAATACACTCGCGCCTACATGGCCAAGCCCGGCGGGGCGATGATCATCCTGAAGGAGGTGTCCGACCCGGAACGGTTCGGCGTGGCCGAGCTCAGCGGCGACCGGGTGACCGGCATCGAGGAGAAGCCCACCCGGCCTAAAAGCCCCTATGCCGTGACCGGCGTCTACTATTACGACAATCGGGTGTTCGAAATCATCCGTACGCTGAAGCCGTCGGCACGGGGCGAATACGAGATCACCGACGTCAACAATGCATACATCCAGCGCGGCCAGCTGTTCGCTACATTCTTCCATGGCTGGTGGACCGATGCCGGAACGTTCGAGAGCCTGGACCGGGCCAGCCAGCTGGTGCAGAGCCGGGAGGCCGGTGCATGA
- the mazG gene encoding nucleoside triphosphate pyrophosphohydrolase, with amino-acid sequence MAKQQLKPETDLDQLVAVVRKLRAPGGCPWDREQTRESLKPMLVEETYEVLAALDDDDPAELRDELGDLLLQVVFHAQIADERDEFRMQDVIDAIHDKIVRRHPHVFGGVRAETSEEVLANWDKIKSEEQAHKNKPRQSLLDGISPALPALHEAYQLGVRASRAGLDWNGANTATGAARAALDALESRLPDGDPAALKAAAGEILFAVVNLCRHLGIDPETGLKRTNLTFRDRFRALELRLRASGRTLQDCPPDELAGLWRETAP; translated from the coding sequence ATGGCGAAGCAGCAGTTAAAACCCGAAACCGATCTCGACCAGCTGGTGGCCGTCGTTCGAAAGCTGCGGGCGCCTGGCGGCTGCCCGTGGGACCGTGAGCAGACCCGGGAAAGCCTCAAACCGATGCTGGTGGAGGAAACCTACGAGGTTCTGGCCGCCCTTGATGACGACGACCCGGCCGAGCTGCGGGACGAGCTGGGCGACTTGCTGCTCCAGGTCGTCTTTCACGCCCAGATCGCCGACGAGCGGGACGAGTTCCGGATGCAGGACGTCATCGACGCCATCCACGACAAGATCGTCCGTCGCCATCCCCATGTCTTCGGCGGCGTCCGGGCGGAGACGAGCGAGGAAGTCCTCGCCAACTGGGACAAGATCAAAAGCGAGGAACAGGCGCATAAGAACAAGCCGCGGCAATCGCTTCTCGACGGCATCAGCCCGGCCCTGCCCGCACTCCACGAGGCCTACCAGCTGGGCGTGCGCGCCAGCCGGGCCGGGCTCGACTGGAACGGAGCCAACACCGCCACCGGCGCGGCGCGCGCGGCGCTGGACGCGCTTGAGAGCCGGCTGCCGGACGGGGATCCGGCCGCCCTCAAGGCCGCCGCTGGTGAAATCCTGTTCGCCGTCGTGAATCTCTGCCGCCATCTCGGGATCGATCCTGAAACCGGACTCAAGCGGACGAATCTTACCTTCCGGGACCGCTTCCGGGCTCTCGAGCTACGGCTCAGGGCATCCGGACGGACGCTCCAGGACTGCCCGCCGGACGAACTGGCCGGTCTGTGGCGGGAAACGGCACCATGA
- a CDS encoding SIS domain-containing protein, protein MQARRLHETAADRYTEDVARAARETTARIRQGGRVYIFGNGGSAADAIHWSGELMGRFNLDRPGIPAIALAVNPSIITAVANDYEFDQVFARQLDALARPADVVMAISTSGRSPNVLNALRCVRGRGCFRLGFTGADDREMGPLVDVLFSVPSPSTPRIQEMHALLGHLLCELVEADLYGPKAGRTNPT, encoded by the coding sequence ATGCAAGCCCGCCGGCTGCACGAGACGGCCGCCGACCGATACACTGAAGATGTGGCGCGGGCGGCGCGGGAGACCACGGCCCGGATCCGACAGGGCGGACGCGTCTACATCTTCGGGAACGGTGGGTCCGCTGCGGACGCCATCCACTGGAGCGGCGAGCTCATGGGCCGCTTCAACCTGGACCGTCCGGGCATCCCCGCCATCGCCCTGGCGGTCAACCCCTCGATCATCACCGCCGTGGCCAATGATTATGAATTCGACCAGGTTTTCGCCCGCCAGCTCGATGCACTGGCCCGGCCGGCCGACGTGGTCATGGCGATCAGCACCAGCGGCCGGTCGCCCAACGTGCTCAACGCGCTCCGCTGCGTGCGCGGCCGGGGCTGCTTCCGGCTCGGCTTCACCGGTGCGGATGATCGTGAGATGGGCCCCCTGGTGGACGTCCTGTTCTCGGTACCCTCGCCTTCCACTCCGCGGATTCAGGAAATGCATGCCCTGCTGGGCCACTTGCTCTGTGAGCTGGTGGAGGCCGACCTTTACGGGCCCAAGGCGGGTCGCACCAACCCAACGTAA
- a CDS encoding peptidylprolyl isomerase, producing MAVVEKISTLPADTRQLATERVAIRRVSIRPIPEPAYRGAPVERLQRCRAVIVTDVGEIELSFHPDTAPEHVRQFLSLAAAGLYNGTDFHRVVPGFVIQGGFLSGRQPPVEETYSSWLQPLRAEFSDRPHDRGILSMARATDPDSAMDSFFICLARQTSLDGKYTVFGTVTRGLDVVDRIAAMPCDDQERPLQRVAIREIRVSEEKQP from the coding sequence ATGGCGGTTGTGGAAAAAATTTCCACGCTTCCGGCCGATACCCGGCAATTGGCGACGGAGCGGGTCGCCATCCGCCGGGTGTCCATCCGGCCCATCCCCGAGCCCGCGTATCGCGGCGCGCCGGTGGAGCGCCTCCAGCGCTGCCGGGCTGTCATCGTCACCGATGTTGGCGAGATCGAATTGTCATTTCACCCGGACACAGCTCCTGAGCACGTGCGGCAGTTCCTGAGCCTGGCGGCCGCCGGCCTTTACAACGGCACCGATTTTCACCGGGTGGTTCCCGGTTTCGTGATCCAAGGCGGATTCCTGAGCGGTCGTCAACCGCCCGTGGAAGAAACATACAGCAGCTGGCTGCAACCGCTGCGGGCGGAATTCAGCGACCGGCCGCATGATCGCGGGATCCTGTCCATGGCTCGGGCAACCGATCCCGATTCCGCGATGGATTCGTTCTTCATCTGTCTGGCCCGCCAGACCTCGTTGGACGGCAAGTACACGGTGTTCGGCACAGTCACCCGCGGCCTTGATGTGGTGGATCGAATCGCGGCCATGCCGTGCGACGACCAGGAACGTCCCCTCCAGCGCGTGGCCATTCGGGAGATTCGGGTCAGCGAGGAGAAGCAACCATGA
- a CDS encoding UMP kinase encodes MKYQRVLLKLSGEALTGGGSEPMSADVLDYLADEIHAVIRAGVQLGVVVGGGNIFRGATGAGRGIDRVTGDYMGMLATLINCLALADRLDQRGCPCRILSPFALPQATVPASAENARRAMAEGRVVLFAGGTGNPFFTTDSAAVLRALESGCQAVLKATKVNGVYDRDPHKDPSAQFLPRLSYREAVEQRLGVMDLAAFSLCLEHDLPIIVFDITQPGNVLKAVRGEAVGSLIDRDGAR; translated from the coding sequence ATGAAATACCAGCGGGTCCTTTTGAAGCTGAGCGGCGAAGCCCTGACGGGGGGCGGTTCGGAACCGATGTCGGCGGACGTGCTGGATTATCTGGCCGATGAGATCCACGCCGTGATCCGGGCGGGCGTACAGCTCGGCGTGGTGGTGGGCGGCGGCAATATCTTCCGGGGCGCCACCGGCGCCGGCCGGGGCATCGACCGGGTCACCGGAGACTACATGGGCATGCTGGCCACCCTGATCAACTGTCTGGCTTTGGCGGACCGGCTGGACCAGCGCGGCTGCCCCTGCCGGATCCTGTCGCCGTTCGCCCTGCCGCAGGCAACCGTGCCGGCGTCGGCCGAAAACGCCCGCCGGGCCATGGCCGAAGGACGGGTCGTCCTGTTCGCCGGCGGTACCGGCAATCCCTTCTTCACCACCGACTCGGCCGCCGTCCTCCGCGCTCTGGAATCGGGCTGTCAGGCTGTGTTGAAGGCCACCAAGGTGAACGGCGTCTATGACCGCGATCCGCACAAGGATCCTTCCGCCCAGTTTCTTCCGCGCCTCAGCTACCGGGAGGCGGTGGAGCAGCGGTTGGGCGTCATGGATCTCGCGGCGTTCTCCCTGTGCCTGGAACACGACCTGCCCATCATCGTTTTCGACATCACCCAGCCGGGCAATGTGCTGAAGGCCGTGCGGGGCGAGGCCGTGGGTTCCCTCATCGACCGCGACGGCGCCCGGTAG
- a CDS encoding UvrD-helicase domain-containing protein: MNLLDDLNSAQRAAVEYTDGPQLVVAGAGSGKTRVITYKVVHLIATGRFAAEHILAVTFTNKAADEMRERIHALLGPGRSATPTVCTFHSFCARFLRQEIGVLGFSPNYTICDADDQARLVKDILKELHIAEPPVSVDMIVGRIGRAKIHAITPAQYATRFRDADADLLGEIFGRYERRLTASGALDFEDLILKSNEILERCPDIRTRLAHRYRYLLVDEFQDTNPPQYKLVQLLGGEHRNLCVVGDEDQSIYGFRGAILANILNFERDFPGAKLFKLEQNYRSTRAILRAASGLVAHNRQRREKSLWTDNVEGDPVVLYRAGDPKEEANWVARAVKDVLLNDFTGSVGILYRANFQSRRVEDGLKGMAVDYRVVGGQAFYSRKEIKDLVAYLKLAFNRRDDAAFLRVVNAPPRGLGDRALELLRRQAVARGNDLWGALEDILIDENVPTRLRTAFRQFHDLVQLLARNAAEKPLGEFIEQLVSQSGYQRYLSQQSDPESQSRLENIQEFVTAAREHQQEGGTVQSFLDRAALVSDSDTVAGSGRVTLMTLHGAKGLEFDHVFLVGVEQGLLPHHRSQETDEDIEEERRLCYVGMTRARKRLALSHSWSRPTPDGSRTDPVRPSMFLDEIPADTLLELPRYTPFPLTAAAARPVRLRTKLRDQGFRTLDTAAEIQAFFGKSGGRRTADQQAGPRIVHRVTPRADSAAASTGKSKPAVKPGARAAAGWKLGERVVHPTFGRGTIQRIDNTANGRKLTIYFERFGLRRLMDHLADLERG; the protein is encoded by the coding sequence GTGAACCTGTTGGACGATCTCAACTCGGCCCAGCGGGCGGCTGTGGAGTATACCGACGGCCCGCAATTGGTGGTAGCCGGTGCCGGTAGCGGCAAGACCCGCGTGATCACCTACAAGGTCGTCCACCTGATCGCCACCGGACGCTTTGCCGCCGAACACATCCTCGCGGTCACGTTCACCAACAAGGCGGCTGATGAGATGCGGGAGCGCATCCATGCCCTGCTGGGCCCGGGCCGTTCGGCAACGCCCACCGTATGCACCTTTCACTCATTTTGCGCCCGGTTCCTTCGCCAGGAAATCGGCGTGCTCGGCTTTTCGCCCAACTACACCATCTGCGACGCCGACGATCAGGCCCGCCTGGTCAAGGATATCCTGAAAGAGCTACATATCGCCGAACCGCCGGTCTCCGTCGACATGATCGTGGGTCGGATCGGCCGCGCCAAGATCCACGCGATCACTCCCGCCCAATACGCCACCCGCTTCCGTGATGCGGACGCCGATCTGCTGGGCGAGATCTTCGGCCGGTACGAACGCCGGCTGACGGCCAGCGGAGCGCTGGACTTCGAGGATCTGATCCTCAAGTCCAACGAGATTCTTGAACGCTGTCCGGACATCCGGACCCGGCTGGCGCATCGCTACCGCTACCTGCTGGTGGACGAATTTCAAGACACCAACCCGCCTCAGTACAAGCTGGTCCAATTGCTGGGCGGCGAACACCGCAACCTATGTGTGGTCGGTGACGAGGACCAGTCGATCTATGGTTTCCGCGGGGCCATCCTGGCCAACATCCTGAACTTCGAGCGGGACTTCCCCGGCGCGAAGCTGTTCAAGCTGGAACAAAACTACCGCTCCACCCGAGCCATCCTGCGGGCGGCGTCCGGGCTGGTGGCCCACAACCGGCAGCGCCGCGAGAAATCGCTCTGGACCGATAACGTCGAAGGCGACCCGGTGGTGCTGTACCGGGCCGGCGATCCCAAGGAGGAGGCCAACTGGGTGGCGCGGGCCGTCAAGGATGTGCTGCTCAACGATTTCACCGGCAGCGTGGGCATCCTGTACCGGGCCAATTTTCAGTCCCGCCGGGTGGAGGACGGCCTTAAGGGCATGGCCGTCGACTACCGGGTGGTGGGCGGCCAGGCGTTTTACTCCCGCAAGGAAATCAAGGACCTGGTCGCCTATCTCAAGCTGGCGTTCAACCGGCGTGACGACGCTGCGTTTCTGCGGGTGGTGAACGCCCCGCCCCGCGGCCTGGGCGACCGGGCGTTGGAGCTGCTCCGGCGCCAGGCCGTGGCGCGCGGCAACGACCTCTGGGGCGCCCTGGAGGACATCCTGATCGACGAGAACGTGCCCACCCGCCTGCGGACGGCGTTCCGGCAATTCCACGACCTCGTTCAGCTGCTTGCGCGCAACGCCGCGGAGAAGCCACTGGGCGAGTTCATCGAGCAACTGGTCAGCCAATCCGGTTACCAGCGGTACTTGTCCCAACAATCCGATCCGGAATCGCAATCCCGGCTGGAGAACATCCAGGAGTTCGTCACCGCCGCCCGGGAGCATCAGCAGGAAGGGGGAACTGTGCAATCGTTCCTGGATCGGGCCGCCCTGGTCAGCGACTCGGACACCGTCGCGGGATCGGGTCGGGTGACCTTGATGACCCTGCACGGCGCGAAAGGCCTGGAGTTCGACCACGTGTTTCTGGTCGGAGTGGAACAGGGCCTCCTGCCGCATCACCGCAGTCAGGAGACGGACGAAGATATCGAGGAAGAGCGTCGGCTGTGTTATGTGGGCATGACCCGGGCCCGCAAGCGCCTGGCGCTGAGCCACTCCTGGTCGCGCCCCACCCCCGATGGATCGCGAACCGATCCGGTCCGACCATCCATGTTTCTGGACGAGATTCCGGCAGACACGCTGTTGGAGTTACCCCGCTACACACCGTTCCCGCTAACGGCCGCCGCTGCCCGACCGGTGCGCCTCCGCACCAAGCTCAGGGACCAGGGTTTCCGCACTCTGGACACCGCTGCCGAAATCCAGGCGTTCTTCGGCAAGTCCGGCGGCAGGCGCACCGCTGACCAACAGGCCGGACCCCGGATCGTCCACCGGGTGACCCCTCGCGCGGATAGCGCGGCAGCGTCCACCGGCAAATCCAAGCCCGCCGTCAAACCCGGCGCACGGGCGGCCGCCGGTTGGAAACTGGGCGAACGGGTTGTCCACCCCACTTTTGGACGCGGCACCATCCAGCGCATCGACAACACCGCCAACGGGCGCAAGCTGACAATTTATTTCGAGCGCTTCGGCCTGCGGCGTCTCATGGACCACCTGGCTGATCTCGAGCGAGGCTGA
- the nifS gene encoding cysteine desulfurase NifS produces MNRVVYLDNNATTRVADEVVEAMLPFFSELYGNPSSMHAFGGQVARHVARAREQVAAILGADPTEILFVSCGSESDNMAVRGVLEASPDKRHVVSTRVEHPAVLSLCNHLRKRGYEVTLLGVDGEGRLDLTELRNALRPDTAVVSVMYANNETGVVFPVEEVGQIVKAHGAAFHVDAVQAVGKIPLDMSRSTIDLLSLSGHKLHAPKGVGVLYIRKGVRLVPLIIGGHQERNRRGGTENVASIVGLGRACELAQAALGEENERVCHLRDKLENGILCSIPNVRVNGNREHRLPNTTSISFEYIEGEAILLLLDQLGICASSGSACTSGSLEPSHVLRAMGVPFTAAHGSIRFSLSRYNTEAEIDYVLEHLPPLIERLRNISPFWKDYREQLARQS; encoded by the coding sequence ATGAACCGCGTCGTCTACCTCGACAACAACGCCACGACGCGCGTGGCCGACGAAGTGGTCGAGGCGATGTTGCCGTTTTTCAGTGAACTCTACGGCAACCCGTCGAGCATGCACGCCTTTGGGGGCCAGGTGGCCCGCCACGTCGCCCGGGCCCGCGAACAGGTGGCCGCCATCCTCGGCGCCGATCCAACTGAAATCCTGTTTGTCAGCTGCGGCTCCGAAAGCGACAACATGGCCGTCCGCGGCGTGCTCGAGGCCAGTCCGGACAAACGCCATGTCGTCAGCACCCGCGTGGAACACCCCGCAGTGCTCAGCCTCTGCAACCACCTGCGGAAACGCGGGTACGAGGTGACGCTCCTCGGTGTGGACGGCGAAGGCCGGCTTGACCTCACCGAGCTGCGCAATGCGCTGCGTCCCGACACCGCCGTGGTGTCGGTGATGTATGCCAACAACGAGACGGGCGTCGTGTTCCCCGTCGAGGAGGTTGGGCAGATCGTCAAGGCCCACGGGGCGGCGTTTCATGTGGATGCCGTCCAAGCGGTTGGTAAAATACCGCTGGACATGTCGCGGAGCACCATCGACCTGCTCAGCTTGTCGGGCCACAAGCTCCATGCTCCGAAGGGCGTGGGCGTACTCTACATACGGAAGGGCGTCCGGCTGGTCCCGCTCATCATCGGCGGGCACCAGGAACGGAACCGCCGCGGCGGCACCGAGAACGTCGCCTCCATCGTCGGTTTGGGGCGCGCCTGCGAGCTGGCCCAGGCGGCGCTGGGGGAGGAAAACGAGCGGGTCTGCCACCTCCGGGACAAGCTCGAAAACGGGATCCTTTGTTCCATCCCCAACGTGCGGGTCAACGGCAACCGGGAGCACCGGCTGCCCAACACCACCAGCATCAGTTTCGAATACATCGAAGGGGAGGCCATTTTGCTCCTGCTGGACCAGTTGGGCATATGCGCTTCGTCCGGTTCGGCCTGTACGTCTGGTTCGCTGGAACCGTCTCATGTCCTGCGGGCGATGGGGGTGCCGTTCACGGCGGCCCATGGTTCGATCCGGTTCAGTCTGAGCCGGTACAATACGGAAGCAGAGATCGACTACGTACTGGAGCACCTGCCGCCGCTCATCGAGCGCTTGCGCAACATCTCACCTTTTTGGAAAGACTACCGGGAGCAACTGGCCAGGCAGTCTTGA
- the nifU gene encoding Fe-S cluster assembly protein NifU, with product MWEYTDKVKDHFFNPRNVGDLPGADAVGEVGSIACGDALRIYLKVDDQKRIVDVRFKTFGCGSAIAAASALTEMVKGKTLDEAMQITNQQIAEFLGGLPPEKMHCSVMGREALEAAVANYYGLERKHLEEEDEGRIVCHCFGVTEGLIRKVVRENNLSSIEEVTNYCKAGGGCQSCHMDIEEIIRDVRKERLETPAKQPAREQRKLTNVERILRIKEILEEEIRPSLQQDGGDIELVDVEGSKVLVAMRGTCASCPSSEMTIRWAVEAKLREFVAEDLQVVEVKS from the coding sequence ATGTGGGAATACACCGACAAGGTCAAGGACCACTTTTTTAATCCGCGCAACGTGGGGGATCTTCCCGGCGCCGATGCAGTCGGCGAGGTGGGCTCCATCGCCTGTGGGGACGCTCTGCGGATCTATCTGAAGGTGGACGATCAAAAGCGTATCGTGGATGTCCGTTTCAAGACCTTCGGCTGCGGCTCGGCGATCGCGGCGGCGTCCGCCCTGACCGAGATGGTGAAGGGTAAAACCCTGGACGAAGCCATGCAGATCACCAATCAGCAGATCGCCGAATTCCTAGGCGGATTGCCGCCCGAGAAGATGCATTGCTCCGTCATGGGCCGAGAGGCGCTCGAAGCGGCAGTGGCCAACTACTACGGTCTGGAACGCAAGCACCTGGAGGAAGAAGACGAGGGACGCATCGTCTGCCACTGCTTCGGCGTGACCGAGGGGTTGATCCGCAAGGTGGTCCGCGAGAACAACTTGAGCTCCATCGAGGAAGTGACCAATTACTGCAAAGCCGGCGGCGGCTGCCAGAGCTGCCACATGGATATCGAGGAGATTATCCGCGATGTGCGCAAAGAGCGCTTGGAAACACCGGCGAAGCAGCCGGCCCGGGAACAGCGGAAGCTCACCAACGTGGAACGCATCCTCAGGATCAAAGAAATTCTGGAAGAGGAGATCCGGCCCTCGTTGCAGCAGGACGGCGGCGACATCGAGCTCGTGGACGTGGAGGGATCCAAAGTTCTCGTGGCCATGCGGGGCACCTGCGCGTCCTGCCCCAGCTCCGAGATGACCATTCGCTGGGCCGTGGAAGCCAAGCTGCGCGAGTTCGTCGCCGAGGACCTCCAGGTCGTGGAGGTCAAATCATGA
- a CDS encoding zinc ribbon domain-containing protein, translated as MPIYEYVCTVCNHRFEKIQKFSDPPVTDCPDCGQRVELAPSAPAIQFKGSGWYITDYAHKSSPASGGDRKETTDKKSDTPSTSNTPEKTA; from the coding sequence ATGCCCATTTACGAGTACGTGTGCACCGTGTGCAACCACCGTTTTGAGAAGATCCAGAAATTTTCGGATCCCCCGGTCACGGACTGTCCGGACTGCGGCCAGCGGGTGGAGCTTGCGCCTTCGGCCCCGGCCATCCAGTTCAAGGGGAGCGGTTGGTACATCACCGATTACGCCCACAAGTCCAGCCCCGCCAGCGGCGGCGACCGGAAGGAGACAACCGACAAGAAGTCTGATACCCCATCCACATCAAACACACCTGAAAAAACTGCCTAG
- a CDS encoding type I 3-dehydroquinate dehydratase, with protein MTKLTLSGSASLKTDGGARPPAPFSAFELRLDLHPDAALPPAGDLPTVYTCRRPQDGGRFTGSEVERAAALQRALTACRPDDCIDIEWDSDFRDWPRRYSDIGFIMSYHNLSATPPDLDNILTRMTAEPAREYKIITAARTWQDIVAIKRLLADARRRVFFLTAYCSGPLGPVSRLLALAWGTRRLYLAAGTPLVSGMLTAEEFLKVYRAQRVTVGSRLYGVAGYPVERSLSPRLHNWMFELRNSPDLYVPLPVPDPDDFLTALPDLDITGLSVTVPLKEHLRSLCVSCSVEATRIRAVNTLTHGAGGWHGDNTDWTGFRDGAAGFLPAAGPVLVLGAGGSARAVMYALELAGIKPFVWNRGRERLERLLTDYPAVQPWNASHAVTVQAVINTLPHDAMVGLDEVGLGGHPPVPVFDLNYGSPASRILSDGTARRWPVRDGLSMLYHQARAQHRRWIGSDPPVSWDQARQLLLQALSERSSGGESFTGEAD; from the coding sequence ATGACCAAGCTAACTCTCAGCGGTTCAGCTTCCCTGAAAACGGACGGTGGGGCACGGCCACCGGCCCCGTTTTCGGCATTTGAACTGCGTCTGGACCTGCATCCCGACGCCGCACTCCCGCCCGCCGGCGACTTGCCCACCGTCTACACGTGCCGCCGGCCGCAAGACGGCGGTCGGTTTACGGGCTCAGAGGTCGAGCGGGCGGCCGCTCTGCAGCGCGCGTTGACCGCCTGCCGGCCGGATGACTGTATCGACATCGAGTGGGACAGTGATTTCCGCGACTGGCCCCGTCGCTATTCCGACATCGGTTTCATCATGTCATACCATAATTTGTCGGCCACTCCGCCGGATCTGGACAATATTCTCACCCGGATGACGGCAGAACCTGCCCGCGAATACAAGATCATTACCGCCGCTCGAACATGGCAGGATATTGTGGCCATCAAACGGCTCCTGGCCGATGCCCGGCGGCGCGTCTTCTTCCTGACGGCGTATTGTTCCGGCCCCCTGGGTCCCGTCAGCCGCCTGCTGGCCCTGGCTTGGGGCACTCGGCGGCTCTATCTGGCCGCCGGCACACCGTTGGTGTCAGGCATGCTCACCGCAGAAGAATTTCTCAAGGTGTACCGCGCCCAGCGGGTGACCGTCGGGAGCCGGCTCTATGGCGTGGCGGGATATCCGGTGGAACGGTCCCTCTCTCCCCGCTTGCACAACTGGATGTTCGAACTCCGGAACAGTCCCGACCTTTACGTGCCCCTGCCCGTACCCGATCCGGATGATTTCCTGACGGCCCTGCCCGACCTGGACATCACCGGCCTGAGCGTGACCGTCCCGCTCAAGGAACACTTACGGAGCCTGTGCGTATCCTGCAGCGTCGAGGCCACACGCATCCGCGCCGTGAACACCTTGACGCACGGCGCTGGCGGTTGGCACGGTGACAACACCGACTGGACCGGTTTCCGCGACGGAGCGGCCGGATTCCTTCCGGCCGCCGGCCCTGTACTCGTCCTGGGAGCGGGCGGATCGGCCCGGGCGGTGATGTACGCGCTCGAGCTGGCGGGGATCAAACCGTTCGTCTGGAACCGAGGGCGGGAACGCCTGGAGCGCCTGCTCACGGACTACCCGGCTGTCCAACCGTGGAACGCATCCCACGCTGTGACCGTCCAGGCGGTGATCAATACTCTGCCGCACGACGCCATGGTCGGACTGGACGAAGTGGGGTTGGGCGGACATCCACCCGTGCCGGTCTTCGACTTGAATTACGGGTCCCCCGCCTCCCGCATTCTCAGCGATGGCACCGCCCGGCGCTGGCCCGTTCGGGATGGCTTGTCCATGCTGTACCATCAGGCCCGCGCTCAACACCGCCGCTGGATCGGCAGCGACCCTCCCGTGAGTTGGGACCAGGCCCGCCAGCTGCTCCTTCAGGCGTTGAGTGAGCGATCGTCGGGCGGCGAGTCGTTTACCGGCGAAGCTGATTGA